The following nucleotide sequence is from Zingiber officinale cultivar Zhangliang chromosome 10A, Zo_v1.1, whole genome shotgun sequence.
TTTTGGTAAAAAATGTTTAATTCCAAGTGATAGCTTTATAATATTGTAAAATAAGCATTTTTTTAGCATATAAAAGGGGAGTGTTACGGTAACATACATAAGATAAAAGGGGAGTGTTACggtaataataaaatttaatccgATTTCGAGGTCCTAATAAGGCAAAGTATGTATAATAAATTCAATGTAACCCAACTCGTTTTGAGACGAAAACATCATGCACTGAGCTTCCTTTACAATTTTTATACCAGGTATGCATTACACTTTAtcctttatatttttttaataactcATATATTCAACCATTTGAATCGATTAATCAAGCGATCCAATCCCATCCCACACAGTTTACCATCGACAATGAAGATACCCTTATGTACTTTACTCATCTAAATGACACTTTGTACTTTACTCATCTAAACTACTACTCTCTGTTAATTCTACCCTTTTGTACTTATCTAGACAACAACTCTGATTTTTTTTCAATTGATACTAAATATCTAACTTATATTGACTAATTCTCACAATGACCGATCCAATCCCACTAAAATTATTTACcaatcatcaaaataaatcaaaaaacacTCACAATAGCTCATCAACAAAATCATCCAAATATCTAACTTATATTGACTAATTCTCACAATGACCGATCCAATCCCACTAAAATTATTCACcaatcatcaaaataaatcaaaaaacacTCACAATAGCTCATCAACAAAATCATCCATTAATTTatcaaaactaaaactcaaattttaaatacttaaaaaaaaaacactctaCCGTTGCAGGCGATAGCTCTATCCTATTGGCATTGAGTATTGCAAGCCACAATTTAATAATATTGACTGTTGTTATTTTCTATATCATGCCAATTAACAGTTTGACCTCTCTAGAAAGTAGATTAGGTACTGTACCAAGGCCTCTCCACAGTCAAATAAAATGGCATAAGATGAGCCATCTTGGCAAATGTCTTCTGTTGGAACCCCCACAAATATTTTGGTCATACTCACCGACCAAGATGGTAAGGTTTCAGCCTGTCTGATTACTCATATGGTCCACTTTAATCGCTGCCGGTCTGGCCGAATCCATTCGGTGCAAAGAGATATAAGAAGTTGAGAAAACAAGGGGAAAATGCAACGACATGGATAGGAAAAGTCCAATATCTGTACAAAGTTCCACACAGGGCACACGGCTAGGAGCAACAGTCTTTAACAAATGTGCAAGGTAACATATTGAGAATACACCTCGTGGAAATAAACATTTGTTACCTCATACCATATTCGAAGAAGGCAAGTCATCCTGGCAAAACCCCACACGTCGTTGATGGTGAACGGAGGCTACAGAAAGCAAGTAGCTACATTCTCAAAATCCATGAACTCCTTTCGGTTGGATTTTACTATGCCTTAGCATGCAGATACTGAAATAACAGACTGAATCTTCCGCTACAACTATTTCCTCCTCTCGTAATGCTTGATTGCTGCCAAGTATATATCagtggaaagttttaaaacctaatcaGTTGGTAACAAGCAAAGTACCAGTGTAAGCACCTGTATAGCATGTTTCATTCTTCACCATTGTGAGAATCATCAACATGAGAAGTGGCGCTACGGATGAAGCGTCCTGGGTTTCTCGTTTGAGTATGATAACGTTCCTTGTACTTCTGCCTGGAAGCATGGTGACCTTGTGCCTCTTGATCAATGCTCGAGTTTGGCTGGCGATATGCATTGCTTGGCTTACTGTGAGAATCAACTGGCTGGTATTCAAAATGTGGAGTATTCTTATGTTGATCTTCGATTCGCTGAGCATTTGATTTTCCAGAAGTATGCATAAAATCCCGACCCCGATATGTTGCCTCCTGCCCTCTGTTAACACGCCCATTGCGTTGTCCATATTGGTGTGGTGGAGAAACTTGATTTTCACGCTGAGGACTCATATCTACAACTGGTCTTCTGCTATGCATCTGCTCCACTGATGAAGCAGAGTTACGAGACTGATCTTTCCGGTTCAGGGTATTGCTAGTCTCATTGCTTGGGTGGTTACTCCCAGCACCAGGGTAACCGAACTTCTCAGGCCTAGCATCATGATAGAAGTTTCTTTGCCCTCCAGTGCCCCTACCTTGCTGAATTTGAGACTTTGGTTTCCAGTGAGAGTGAGACCTAACGTGATCACCAACAACATTCTTACCATTATCATTTATGAAAATTTTCACATCattctcacttgtatctaaattGAGAGGATTGACACCATTTTTTTCGTTTGTGTTGTTCTTGGAATTATGATCGTCAGTCCCATAATTGCTTCCTGTAACTCTGTGAGCTTGTTGATGTTTTTGCATGCTTCTGATCCCCTGATCTTTAGTCTGGATAGGAGCCACATCTGAATTTTTCTGCACGAGACTGTCACCACCCTCCCAGCCATCAGATCTTACCTGTTCTGGCAATGGTAGGTGCTGATTGGAAGGCTTGTCAAAAGTTTCGGTAGCATCAGAAGGTTGCACATTTTCATTTGAAGCCTGTGAAGGAAGAACAGTATCAGCTGAATTCCTCTGACGCCAAGAGGCTTGAACTCTACCACGCCTACCAGGCTTATTGTCCTCTGTCTTCTTTGTATCAGCACCAAATTCAGATGAGCCATCAAATTTACCTGGCCCAAATTTGGAATCCAAATAAGGTTTCTCAGGCATCTCATCTGAAGTCAATTGACTGAGATGGGTTGTAGACTTTTGAGTGTACTGCTGCAAGTGCTCTTTGGCGACAGGTTTAGGAACATATCTCTCTATCTCAGCCCTCTTTGTTTTTGTGCCACTGATATCATTCCCAATCTGTAATGAAGAGTCAGAGAAATTTCCTATTATACTATTCTGCTTGATTTCCTCCAGTTGCTCGATCTTATTTGCAGGCCTTACAGGTGCCCAGATGACCGTCTCACTTCCATGAACCTTGTCGGTAGGCTTAATTGCCTGATGGTTTCTTGCCATCTTTCTAGATGGCTGAGGCTTCCGATGGTTGTTCATCCTGCCTTGTCCTTCGTCAACAACTTTAGAAGACCCTTGGCGAGAGTGTACTATGCCATCCCCACACTCCTGACCACTACCATGGTCAGAAGAAATTAGGGCAGGAACTGATGAAGTTTCCAGAACTGGTGGTGCAGGGTTGAGCCTAGAACTTTCACTTGGGTATTCTTCAATCTTTTCATTTGAATGTGTTGATGTGCTAGAGCCAAACAAAGTATCATCCTTGTTCCTATTCTTCAcgtttctatgattttttttcttctgttgCAGAGAAGGATCCCCATTATGCGGCAATATATCAACACTTGATGCAGGTGCATTGACTTCAACAAGCTTTTGTGAGTTCTGATTCTTTTCGCTGATGAAGTGCATTTCATCTGATTTGCTCTCATGGGCAATCTCATCAAGAAACTTCGAACCTGTATTTTCCCTCATCGCTGACTTCTCACCTGGGTTTTTCTCCTGTGGAACCTTCTGCCTTCTTCGGTTTCCCACCGGTCTATGCTTAGAACCACTGGAAGCATTAAACTGTGAACCTTCATGGGCCACAACTTCTGTAGTGTTTGTATGATGCTCCATTGAAAGAGTAGGTATACTACCAGATCTAGAATCTTGGGCAACTGTTTCTGGAGTCTGAGAAACATAATCACAAGGCAAAGAGACTACTGGTCCAACTTTGTTATACTCATTTGCTTGTAGAGGCATATCTACTGCAGAGAGGGTAACATTTGAAGCTATATCTGCTCCAGGATCTTCTTGCTGCTGTGGATTATGACTAAGGGATGATACCTCATTTGACTTAGGTTTCATGCTCAATGCTGCTGAGCGTTTATTCAATTCTTCCAGCTTTGCGAGAGCTTTTGCTTTTTGCTCCCTCGTTCTCTCCTCCTCCTGTTTCTGTAACTGCTTTGCACGTTGAGCAGCCAACTCTTTCATTTTAGCACGCTAGCAGACAAGCCAGGAAAACGACATCAAAAACATTTATCAACACATGTATACCATTTTTCGAAAAGACAGAAATACAATGTTGGCTTTTTATCAAGATTCAATGAACATTGTATTCTTTCATACATAAAATATCTAATATCATCTGGTACTTCTCATAACTCATAAACCTACCAATTCATTTAGATCTTCTGGAGTACATTAGATTTACCTTGCAAAAGTTTAGGAGACACATAGGAACAAGATGAATATAAGCTTAGTTACGGTAAATAAAAATGGAACAAAAGTTAGTGAATTTATCAAAATGAATTTCATCCAAAAACAACATACTCAAGATGTAATGATGTGTTCCATCAATAGTTGCAGCTTATATTCTTGCTAATACTTTTTATTTCATACAGGATTTCAAATATATACACACACCCAGAACTGAATTCATACTTGCTCTATCAATTCAGTCATAATATAAGTAACAAAAAATGATCTTGACATGGACATGACTTCTATGCTCACATATATTTTAAATCATTAAAAGCCATTGTAAGGAGTGATTAACACAATTTTAGTGTACAGATAATAACAGCATTTGCATGAGGAGAATTATATATTCAAATATGTGTATCTATTAAAAAAACAATCTTTCACACAAAATTCATTAAGAACAAACCTTATACAGTTCATAGTAATTTTATCTATTTTCTGTTGAAATCACAGGTGCTGAATTATATCTGTATGCCATTCATAAATCAAGCAGAAATCATCCAGAGCTGATGAAAGTCAAAATTTGTATATGGCATCTAACTTGTACCTATCAATtccaaaaatttaaaaacaaaaaagaacaagaaaGATGCACTATCTGCGGGAAGCAATCAGCAGTTATTTGTCAACTAACTGTAATATACATTACTTGGAACTCATAGTTAGAACTTTGATAAATGCACTATCTATCCCCTAGTTTTGCAATCACAACATTTACCAAATTAGAGGTCTACACTGACCTGGTCTTTGTGATCAAGTGAATCTGAATAGGCATCTTCAGTAACAATTTTTTCCATGGGAACAACAAATGCCCCTTTTTCAGAAGATTCTCTTGTCAGCTCGCCATCAGTTTGATTATCTAACCTCGAGTTGGACGAATAATCACCCCTGCCAATTGCAGAGGGGGCTCCTTTTGAAACACAAGAACCTGATTCAAttggaataaaatccatggaGTCTGACTGTCCAGAAACAACTGTTGAATCAATGGTGTGTGTGTCCAAAGAATATCCCTCAAAAGAACTTGGGATAGCAATACCCCTAGCTTTGGTAAAATGTCCAGTTCTTGCATTGGCAACTTTTGGTTGTTTTAATCTCTCTTGTTTTGACGACAATCCTCCAACTATGCTGTGGTTTTCAGCGCTCCGAACTTTGTTATTTAAGCCTTCTATTTTTTCGATCAGTGCAACATTCTTTCTAGTAACTGAATTAGGCTTCCAATCATAAACCGGTTGAATTGAAATATTTGGTCCTCTCTTAAGTATGCCTTCAGATGTCCTATTGGAATTTACTTCCAAGTTAGAGATAATAGGATTTGAAAGCTGACACATACCATCACCAGCTACCTTCAGTGATGCTCGGTGATCGCTTACCAGATTCATGTCATTGGCAATTTCATTCTTTCTGCTACCTGCAGACTGCTCACTCTCCTTAGATATGGATGCTTCAGGTTTACTTTCAACATGACTTTGTGTTGAAGTAGGTGATGAAGATCCACTATGGGTCTTTGCTTGTGTAACTTTATATGCTAAGTCACCTTGTGGTTTTAGCAAGACCTTATAGGGCCCTGGAAAAGGAGCATGAGCTCTGTCAGATGGTACTTGCACTTCCACCTTTTGTGTGACATCCCCACCAAGACTATTTGGAAATTCATCTGAGGTAATGTTACCACTGGAGTTAGGAGATTGTTTATAGACACTCGGTTGAATAGCCACTCCTGAAGGCATGTGTTGTTCACCAGAACTGCAAAAACTTGCTTGTTGATAGCCATAATATCCATCATAAGGAACAGGTGTATGGTAGGGCCCAGGCATGGTAGGAATAACAGGGTGGCTAGAAAACATGTATGGATTAGGCAGCACTTGGGGGCGATATACCTCTCCAGTTGTAGGGTGGTACTGAACAGGCCCAGCACTTGGTCTCAAGGCAGCCTCTGAGTTGGGTGGAAACGGACGGGGATAGCACAAAAATGGATCAACAGGAAAACTACCAGGGGGCCCTGCTGGTCGATATGGACCGACTAGAGCCCCTCCTCTATACCAAATTTTGTCAGGAGAGTGCATTGCAGAACCATGCCAAGAATCAAACTGACTAGGTGTCATATTCAAGCTATTGTGTGGTTGTGCCTGCTGCAAATTATTATTCAATTCTGGGTTATGTGAGACAGCACCTCCAGAAGATAAGTTTCTCTCAGTTCTAGGAACACTTACATCCTCTTGATCCTTGCAGATATCTCCTGAATTCACAAAAGCATATCTTGAGTCCTATtaggaaaagaaaatttaaaaaccgAGCTAGCTAATTCATCTTCACTCACCGCTAGAAGATTTTAGGTTTTCATTGGATCTGAGAATACCAGAAGATGCATCAGAATGCTCTTGTAAAGTGTGACCTGCTAATCCGAGTTGTAAAGGATAATCAGAGTAAATGTTGCTAGTAAAATATACAAATCTtatttacattcatattcaaTTGTATTTTTACATGAAACTAGGTTTGAATATTGAAGAGAAAAATAAAGGTGAATCTGCTATCACCCAACAAcagaattcatttttttttgttttttaataaaAAGGTGTTTTTTATCAGACAAAAAACAGAATACCACATGATTAACTATGACAACCTAATCTATGAGCTACAAGATATTCCAGTTATTTGCTTGAGTCAATGAAAGAGATATCCTGTTAGAATgtcaaggcattatcatcgtaagtCTTTGTAACATTATGGAAATCGAACAGACCCAATAAAAAGTCCCCTACAAACaagcacatatatataaaaaaaattaaaatttattttcagcaTGTCAATGATATCAATAACTGGGTCAGCATGGTCCTGGAGTGTTTAAAGTTTCAGACCAACACCAATCTCAATGATCTGGGGGATAGGTAAGGTATGGATAATGTGCTACAGAAACACTAGGTAAGGTCAAATGAAAGGCCATAACATTGTGACGACAGAGTACATCCAACCACAAAGCATTAGATCCAGACTGCATCTTGCAATCACTGCACAATCCTATCAGCAAGAACTTCCTAATCAACAATAAAGGATTACTATTAACCAAGAACAAACTAACGAATTTCATTTATCCATCAACTGTTAGCCTGTTGCACTTTAAACCTACATGATAAACAAGGATTGAGAAAGATTCAATTATGCCAACCACTTCATGTACATCCTCTTCTCCTTCATTATCTTCTTCTGCTATACTAATTGCTAACACACAAAGCAACAAAATGGAAATAAGGTGTGATTGTACTTTTCTTGTCCATTGGACAGGGGAAACATAAAGACTGACCATGATGATTTTTGTTGATGGGGGCTAAACTTCAAGGTTACTGGAGAAGGATGATGCCTGGAGACACTAACCTCAAGAAAATCTACACTTCTATCATTCAATTTTAGATCAATTATTCCTTTTATTACATTCACTTCTGCTAAAGCTTCAACAAGccacaaaccaagtaaatatttatttaattatcctGGTAATTGGAAGCTGAACATCAGCTTTATTAATCCATTGAGTAAAAATCACTTGGAAGCTCTGGAACTACCAGTCAGAAATGAGCCATAAATCACCTAAGATTGCACCGCATTACAGAATGTAGCATGAATATTATgatataaaatttttaacaaaatgtTAATTTTCTATTGAATTTGATTAGCATATGGCTGACAATGTAATCTAAATGCTGTggctgttaaaaaaaaattaagttatatatttatattcttgTTACTCCATCTTTATATGCAGGTGGGCAACACATGAACTATGGAGTATATTTTGACTTTGGACAAACACAACATAGTCACAACTAGCACAATTAACTACATAGATCTTCTCCCTCAATTAAAATCTATGCAGGTACAATCATCATCATCTATGTGTATTTGTCCCAACTATTTGAGTTTGGCTAGAAAAATCTTGTCTCCATTTTATGCAAGGATATATTATGGATATCCTAAATCACATAATTTCATTGGCCATTAGCCAATGGCCAACCATTTGTCTATCGAGCATGAACTGGGAAAAAAATCTTTTGCCACATGAACTGGGAAAAAacaatatattatattattaaaaaataggtTTATGAGATTTAAAGATGGAGCATACAAAAAATATAGTCACCTTGCTGACCATCAATTCTTTTCTCCGAGCCAAGTGTTGGAAAGTCTCCAGAAGTGAGAGAAAA
It contains:
- the LOC122026427 gene encoding protein MODIFIER OF SNC1 1-like isoform X3, coding for MASNISSGDRRWASARKSGMTILGKVPKPINLPSQRSENNGLDPNVEIVPKGTLTWGSRPCSATSNVWGSSTLLSPKTDGGTGSPCHNSGRPSSGGSGTRPSTAGSDRSQDSNAWGSNSRPSTASGLLPSNQAPVLASRPRSAETRPIIAARPRSAETRPGSSQLSRFAENVADPAVAWGSPKTADKLGIASAINHEFSLTSGDFPTLGSEKRIDGQQAGHTLQEHSDASSGILRSNENLKSSSGDICKDQEDQAQPHNSLNMTPSQFDSWHGSAMHSPDKIWYRGGALVGPYRPAGPPGSFPVDPFLCYPRPFPPNSEAALRPSAGPVQYHPTTGEVYRPQVLPNPYMFSSHPVIPTMPGPYHTPVPYDGYYGYQQASFCSSGEQHMPSGVAIQPSVYKQSPNSSGNITSDEFPNSLGGDVTQKVEVQVPSDRAHAPFPGPYKVLLKPQGDLAYKVTQAKTHSGSSSPTSTQSHVESKPEASISKESEQSAGSRKNEIANDMNLVSDHRASLKVAGDGMCQLSNPIISNLEVNSNRTSEGILKRGPNISIQPVYDWKPNSVTRKNVALIEKIEGLNNKVRSAENHSIVGGLSSKQERLKQPKVANARTGHFTKARGIAIPSSFEGYSLDTHTIDSTVVSGQSDSMDFIPIESGSCVSKGAPSAIGRGDYSSNSRLDNQTDGELTRESSEKGAFVVPMEKIVTEDAYSDSLDHKDQRAKMKELAAQRAKQLQKQEEERTREQKAKALAKLEELNKRSAALSMKPKSNEVSSLSHNPQQQEDPGADIASNVTLSAVDMPLQANEYNKVGPVVSLPCDYVSQTPETVAQDSRSGSIPTLSMEHHTNTTEVVAHEGSQFNASSGSKHRPVGNRRRQKVPQEKNPGEKSAMRENTGSKFLDEIAHESKSDEMHFISEKNQNSQKLVEVNAPASSVDILPHNGDPSLQQKKKNHRNVKNRNKDDTLFGSSTSTHSNEKIEEYPSESSRLNPAPPVLETSSVPALISSDHGSGQECGDGIVHSRQGSSKVVDEGQGRMNNHRKPQPSRKMARNHQAIKPTDKVHGSETVIWAPVRPANKIEQLEEIKQNSIIGNFSDSSLQIGNDISGTKTKRAEIERYVPKPVAKEHLQQYTQKSTTHLSQLTSDEMPEKPYLDSKFGPGKFDGSSEFGADTKKTEDNKPGRRGRVQASWRQRNSADTVLPSQASNENVQPSDATETFDKPSNQHLPLPEQVRSDGWEGGDSLVQKNSDVAPIQTKDQGIRSMQKHQQAHRVTGSNYGTDDHNSKNNTNEKNGVNPLNLDTSENDVKIFINDNGKNVVGDHVRSHSHWKPKSQIQQGRGTGGQRNFYHDARPEKFGYPGAGSNHPSNETSNTLNRKDQSRNSASSVEQMHSRRPVVDMSPQRENQVSPPHQYGQRNGRVNRGQEATYRGRDFMHTSGKSNAQRIEDQHKNTPHFEYQPVDSHSKPSNAYRQPNSSIDQEAQGHHASRQKYKERYHTQTRNPGRFIRSATSHVDDSHNGEE
- the LOC122026427 gene encoding protein MODIFIER OF SNC1 1-like isoform X2, with protein sequence MASNISSGDRRWASARKSGMTILGKVPKPINLPSQRSENNGLDPNVEIVPKGTLTWGSRPCSATSNVWGSSTLLSPKTDGGTGSPCHNSGRPSSGGSGTRPSTAGSDRSQDSNAWGSNSRPSTASGLLPSNQAPVLASRPRSAETRPIIAARPRSAETRPGSSQLSRFAENVADPAVAWGSPKTADKLGIASAINHEFSLTSGDFPTLGSEKRIDGQQGHTLQEHSDASSGILRSNENLKSSSGDICKDQEDVSVPRTERNLSSGGAVSHNPELNNNLQQAQPHNSLNMTPSQFDSWHGSAMHSPDKIWYRGGALVGPYRPAGPPGSFPVDPFLCYPRPFPPNSEAALRPSAGPVQYHPTTGEVYRPQVLPNPYMFSSHPVIPTMPGPYHTPVPYDGYYGYQQASFCSSGEQHMPSGVAIQPSVYKQSPNSSGNITSDEFPNSLGGDVTQKVEVQVPSDRAHAPFPGPYKVLLKPQGDLAYKVTQAKTHSGSSSPTSTQSHVESKPEASISKESEQSAGSRKNEIANDMNLVSDHRASLKVAGDGMCQLSNPIISNLEVNSNRTSEGILKRGPNISIQPVYDWKPNSVTRKNVALIEKIEGLNNKVRSAENHSIVGGLSSKQERLKQPKVANARTGHFTKARGIAIPSSFEGYSLDTHTIDSTVVSGQSDSMDFIPIESGSCVSKGAPSAIGRGDYSSNSRLDNQTDGELTRESSEKGAFVVPMEKIVTEDAYSDSLDHKDQRAKMKELAAQRAKQLQKQEEERTREQKAKALAKLEELNKRSAALSMKPKSNEVSSLSHNPQQQEDPGADIASNVTLSAVDMPLQANEYNKVGPVVSLPCDYVSQTPETVAQDSRSGSIPTLSMEHHTNTTEVVAHEGSQFNASSGSKHRPVGNRRRQKVPQEKNPGEKSAMRENTGSKFLDEIAHESKSDEMHFISEKNQNSQKLVEVNAPASSVDILPHNGDPSLQQKKKNHRNVKNRNKDDTLFGSSTSTHSNEKIEEYPSESSRLNPAPPVLETSSVPALISSDHGSGQECGDGIVHSRQGSSKVVDEGQGRMNNHRKPQPSRKMARNHQAIKPTDKVHGSETVIWAPVRPANKIEQLEEIKQNSIIGNFSDSSLQIGNDISGTKTKRAEIERYVPKPVAKEHLQQYTQKSTTHLSQLTSDEMPEKPYLDSKFGPGKFDGSSEFGADTKKTEDNKPGRRGRVQASWRQRNSADTVLPSQASNENVQPSDATETFDKPSNQHLPLPEQVRSDGWEGGDSLVQKNSDVAPIQTKDQGIRSMQKHQQAHRVTGSNYGTDDHNSKNNTNEKNGVNPLNLDTSENDVKIFINDNGKNVVGDHVRSHSHWKPKSQIQQGRGTGGQRNFYHDARPEKFGYPGAGSNHPSNETSNTLNRKDQSRNSASSVEQMHSRRPVVDMSPQRENQVSPPHQYGQRNGRVNRGQEATYRGRDFMHTSGKSNAQRIEDQHKNTPHFEYQPVDSHSKPSNAYRQPNSSIDQEAQGHHASRQKYKERYHTQTRNPGRFIRSATSHVDDSHNGEE
- the LOC122026427 gene encoding protein MODIFIER OF SNC1 1-like isoform X1, which produces MASNISSGDRRWASARKSGMTILGKVPKPINLPSQRSENNGLDPNVEIVPKGTLTWGSRPCSATSNVWGSSTLLSPKTDGGTGSPCHNSGRPSSGGSGTRPSTAGSDRSQDSNAWGSNSRPSTASGLLPSNQAPVLASRPRSAETRPIIAARPRSAETRPGSSQLSRFAENVADPAVAWGSPKTADKLGIASAINHEFSLTSGDFPTLGSEKRIDGQQAGHTLQEHSDASSGILRSNENLKSSSGDICKDQEDVSVPRTERNLSSGGAVSHNPELNNNLQQAQPHNSLNMTPSQFDSWHGSAMHSPDKIWYRGGALVGPYRPAGPPGSFPVDPFLCYPRPFPPNSEAALRPSAGPVQYHPTTGEVYRPQVLPNPYMFSSHPVIPTMPGPYHTPVPYDGYYGYQQASFCSSGEQHMPSGVAIQPSVYKQSPNSSGNITSDEFPNSLGGDVTQKVEVQVPSDRAHAPFPGPYKVLLKPQGDLAYKVTQAKTHSGSSSPTSTQSHVESKPEASISKESEQSAGSRKNEIANDMNLVSDHRASLKVAGDGMCQLSNPIISNLEVNSNRTSEGILKRGPNISIQPVYDWKPNSVTRKNVALIEKIEGLNNKVRSAENHSIVGGLSSKQERLKQPKVANARTGHFTKARGIAIPSSFEGYSLDTHTIDSTVVSGQSDSMDFIPIESGSCVSKGAPSAIGRGDYSSNSRLDNQTDGELTRESSEKGAFVVPMEKIVTEDAYSDSLDHKDQRAKMKELAAQRAKQLQKQEEERTREQKAKALAKLEELNKRSAALSMKPKSNEVSSLSHNPQQQEDPGADIASNVTLSAVDMPLQANEYNKVGPVVSLPCDYVSQTPETVAQDSRSGSIPTLSMEHHTNTTEVVAHEGSQFNASSGSKHRPVGNRRRQKVPQEKNPGEKSAMRENTGSKFLDEIAHESKSDEMHFISEKNQNSQKLVEVNAPASSVDILPHNGDPSLQQKKKNHRNVKNRNKDDTLFGSSTSTHSNEKIEEYPSESSRLNPAPPVLETSSVPALISSDHGSGQECGDGIVHSRQGSSKVVDEGQGRMNNHRKPQPSRKMARNHQAIKPTDKVHGSETVIWAPVRPANKIEQLEEIKQNSIIGNFSDSSLQIGNDISGTKTKRAEIERYVPKPVAKEHLQQYTQKSTTHLSQLTSDEMPEKPYLDSKFGPGKFDGSSEFGADTKKTEDNKPGRRGRVQASWRQRNSADTVLPSQASNENVQPSDATETFDKPSNQHLPLPEQVRSDGWEGGDSLVQKNSDVAPIQTKDQGIRSMQKHQQAHRVTGSNYGTDDHNSKNNTNEKNGVNPLNLDTSENDVKIFINDNGKNVVGDHVRSHSHWKPKSQIQQGRGTGGQRNFYHDARPEKFGYPGAGSNHPSNETSNTLNRKDQSRNSASSVEQMHSRRPVVDMSPQRENQVSPPHQYGQRNGRVNRGQEATYRGRDFMHTSGKSNAQRIEDQHKNTPHFEYQPVDSHSKPSNAYRQPNSSIDQEAQGHHASRQKYKERYHTQTRNPGRFIRSATSHVDDSHNGEE
- the LOC122026427 gene encoding protein MODIFIER OF SNC1 1-like isoform X4, with the protein product MASNISSGDRRWASARKSGMTILGKVPKPINLPSQRSENNGLDPNVEIVPKGTLTWGSRPCSATSNVWGSSTLLSPKTDGGTGSPCHNSGRPSSGGSGTRPSTAGSDRSQDSNAWGSNSRPSTASGLLPSNQAPVLASRPRSAETRPIIAARPRSAETRPGSSQLSRFAENVADPAVAWGSPKTADKLGIASAINHEFSLTSGDFPTLGSEKRIDGQQGHTLQEHSDASSGILRSNENLKSSSGDICKDQEDQAQPHNSLNMTPSQFDSWHGSAMHSPDKIWYRGGALVGPYRPAGPPGSFPVDPFLCYPRPFPPNSEAALRPSAGPVQYHPTTGEVYRPQVLPNPYMFSSHPVIPTMPGPYHTPVPYDGYYGYQQASFCSSGEQHMPSGVAIQPSVYKQSPNSSGNITSDEFPNSLGGDVTQKVEVQVPSDRAHAPFPGPYKVLLKPQGDLAYKVTQAKTHSGSSSPTSTQSHVESKPEASISKESEQSAGSRKNEIANDMNLVSDHRASLKVAGDGMCQLSNPIISNLEVNSNRTSEGILKRGPNISIQPVYDWKPNSVTRKNVALIEKIEGLNNKVRSAENHSIVGGLSSKQERLKQPKVANARTGHFTKARGIAIPSSFEGYSLDTHTIDSTVVSGQSDSMDFIPIESGSCVSKGAPSAIGRGDYSSNSRLDNQTDGELTRESSEKGAFVVPMEKIVTEDAYSDSLDHKDQRAKMKELAAQRAKQLQKQEEERTREQKAKALAKLEELNKRSAALSMKPKSNEVSSLSHNPQQQEDPGADIASNVTLSAVDMPLQANEYNKVGPVVSLPCDYVSQTPETVAQDSRSGSIPTLSMEHHTNTTEVVAHEGSQFNASSGSKHRPVGNRRRQKVPQEKNPGEKSAMRENTGSKFLDEIAHESKSDEMHFISEKNQNSQKLVEVNAPASSVDILPHNGDPSLQQKKKNHRNVKNRNKDDTLFGSSTSTHSNEKIEEYPSESSRLNPAPPVLETSSVPALISSDHGSGQECGDGIVHSRQGSSKVVDEGQGRMNNHRKPQPSRKMARNHQAIKPTDKVHGSETVIWAPVRPANKIEQLEEIKQNSIIGNFSDSSLQIGNDISGTKTKRAEIERYVPKPVAKEHLQQYTQKSTTHLSQLTSDEMPEKPYLDSKFGPGKFDGSSEFGADTKKTEDNKPGRRGRVQASWRQRNSADTVLPSQASNENVQPSDATETFDKPSNQHLPLPEQVRSDGWEGGDSLVQKNSDVAPIQTKDQGIRSMQKHQQAHRVTGSNYGTDDHNSKNNTNEKNGVNPLNLDTSENDVKIFINDNGKNVVGDHVRSHSHWKPKSQIQQGRGTGGQRNFYHDARPEKFGYPGAGSNHPSNETSNTLNRKDQSRNSASSVEQMHSRRPVVDMSPQRENQVSPPHQYGQRNGRVNRGQEATYRGRDFMHTSGKSNAQRIEDQHKNTPHFEYQPVDSHSKPSNAYRQPNSSIDQEAQGHHASRQKYKERYHTQTRNPGRFIRSATSHVDDSHNGEE